A region of the Leptospiraceae bacterium genome:
TTCTTGAAATATTTAATACTCTCGGAGAATCACTTAACGTAGTTTCTATCCCTATATCCTCTATCGACTCCCTCAAAGAAGATGAAATTTTTTCTGTAAGAAAATATTCGTAGGCCCTTCGGCTGGGGTCAGGGGTCGGTATGTTTTTTTTGCTTTACAATTTAATCCCGGAGCATCAACCTTAACACTTGCTTATTATGGAGACAAAATATTATCACGAACTACTCAAAGTCGTAGAAGCACAGGATCTGGGTGCCATGCACTTTAAGATCATCGACGAACAAATTCTCTTCCAAGACGAAAAGGGGGATTTTGTCCTTACCTGCATTTCTCCGGATAAGGAATACAATGAACACCATTTGGAACTTCTGCCGGAAATGGCACCGTATCAGCTTATCGAAGGAAGGATAATATACATGGGAGCACCAAGCTTTAGACACCAACAGATTTCAAGCAACTTGCATTATTTCATTAAAGATTTTCTTATGAAAAATCCTATTGGAGAGGTTTGCTATTCTCCCTGCGATGTCCGTCTGGATGAGAAAAATATAGTGCAGCCGGATTTACTCTTCATCTCCATTCGTAGATGCAATATTATTGAGAAAATGATTATGGGTGCTCCAGATTTTGTTATCGAAATACTTTCTCCGAGTAATACCAATTATGACAAGAAGCACAAGTTGGGTTTATATGGTCGTTTTCTTGTACAGGAATACTGGATTGTTCACCCGGAAGAAGAATGGATAGAAGTCTATCATAACAAAGCAGGTTTTCTGTTCAAACAACAGACCGCCCGTGCGGGTGATACCATCAATAGTAAAGTAATAGAAGGCTTTTCTCTGGATTTAAGCCGGGTGTTTTAGTCCTTCGGCTATGGTTGCTGCCCTTCGAACTCTATGTAAAATTTTGTCAACCAGTTTTAAAATTTTTTGGATGAATTGAGACAAAGTTTTTAATATAGGGTTTGTTTGATTTAATAAGAGCTATAATTATTTTTAATAATTTATTTCCTATGTTATTAAGAACCAGTTTTTTGTTTTTTCCTTCCGCCACTTTCCTTAGAAAATATTTTTCCATGTTTTTATCATACTTTCTGGAAGCCATAGAAACTAAATATATTACTCGTCGCAAGTTACCCGGCCCGATTCCGCTGGAAGAAGTTTTTCGTCTTATTGATTTTCCACTTTCATATTGCAATGGTACAATACCCATATAAGAAGCAAGCTTCCTGTAATCCAAATGTTCTTTGAAACCATTAGTAGTTACTAATAAATAATATGTAAAAATATTTCCCACTCCGGGAATAGTCTTGATATTGTCCATTGTCTGTTTCAGTTCCGGTTCTGATTCAATTAGAGTTTTTATTTTATCTTCAATTTTACTTATCATATTCTTACAGTTTAAAATCATTTCTTCATATATCATCATCGCTTCATTGACCTGGTAATGTTTCTTTTTTAATGCTTTCAGTGCATTCGTATTACTTGTTTTTTGTTTGGTTATTTATTCCCTCTGTACAAGCAAAACACTGATTTCTTCAAGAATTTCACTATTAGGAGTCCATTTAGTAAGTTCATCTAAAAATCTGAAAGCATATTCTGCTATCTTCCTACTATCTACCTCATCAGTTTTATGTTGTGATATTTCAAAAACCCTTTTGACTTTTAAAGGATTTTCTACAGCAATAAAAAAACCTAAACCAGAAAAATAATAAGCTAATTGTTCCCCATATACACCTGTTGCTTCCATACAAATAACTGAATTTTTATTTGTAATTTTAGGACTTGCTTTCTTGAAATCTTTGATTAGCAATAAATATCCATCAGGGTTATTGTTATAATTTCCCAATGATATATACGTTTCCTCTTTCTTTGAATAATAAGAAACAGTAATAAATTCAGAAGAGATATCGATCCCAATAAAATACTTTACATTTTTCATCATCTGTATCCTCTTAAAGTAACATGTATTTTAAGTGCCGAACCGGTGTGATTGAACTTTGCCCATAATTAATGAGTTCTAAACTCAAAAGCTCTATTTAGTTTTATCACATACAGAAATGGGGCCTTATTCGAAGGATGGATTTAATATCCTGGCTCGCTGATAGGCTTCTTCCATTTCTGGTTCGGTGCTACTTTTTCAGAAAAAGAAATCCTTAAAAAATAGCCACTTATTTACTAATGGGCTCTCTGCGTTCGCTCAGGGGTCGCTATGCGATAGCGCGTTGAAGTACGCTCAGGGGTCGCTGCAATCAGATGCGCTGGCTGAGCGATGACGTAAGTCTGAGCCGAAGCCAAGCTCAGGGGTCGCAAGCGATAGCTAAGCCATTATGATAGTTCAGTCTATAACAATTTCTTGAATACTATATCAAAGGTTTTTACAATTTCTTTAACTGATTTTGGTTCTATCGGTTGATGCAGCTTTGGATTTTCTAAAGGATGCACATGCCATCCGGTTCTACTATCTTTATCCAGACCCCATATTCTTTCATTGGAAAATAGCAAGGTAAACGAAAGTGAAAAATTATATTTCCTATCCATTTCCGTAAACCGGACTTCTAATCTATAACTTTTTTTTAATGAGATTTTACCCTTAATGGATACTTCATTGACTTTGAAAAATGAAATACTTTCTACATAGTCATAAATCGATAGGGACTCTCTTAATTCTAACTCAAATTGCTGGATGTCCATTGTTCTTTTAAAAAGGTAAAATGATTAATTGCCGCTATTGCAGCTTCCCAATCTAAAAATTCTTCTTTTTTATCCCAATCAATTCCATCCCATTCGTTATATTGAGTATCCTGGTATTCCTGAAAACTCATTCCCTTGGAGATTTCCATTTGCTTATCAATTATCTTCCAATAGCTAAGTTTTATTTCAATATACTCCTGTATAAGTTTTGAGATGGAATTCTCCAGATCCGTGTCTCCGGTAAGTTTTTCAAGTTGAGTTTTAATTTTATCTGAAATCATAAACAAAGTTCCAATGGATAATAACTAAATATAACAGAAAGCTCATTTACTGTCAAGAAAGAAGTTAAGATTGATAAACTCATCCGTATACCGTCCGGCTGGACGAAGCCAGCCGGTGAAATAGATACTTACCCCAAAAAAAAACTTGCATTTTAGGTCTATAACTTATATTTTGCTTAGCATACACATGAAGATACCACAGAATGCTCATGTCCCTAAAGACAAGTTAAATAAATACCTATTGGTTCCTAAAAAAGAAAATGACAAATCAAATCTTTAGCTTTATTACCTTAAAACCATGGAAACATTAATACACTCATTTGAACTCTATACAAAAGTATCTCTCAATCAGGACTTTCCGGAGTATAACTTGAAAGCTGGAGATGTTGCCACTTTAATCGACTTTGTCCCCCACCCTGAAAACAAAGAAGAAGGAGTTGTTCTTGAAATATTTAATACTCTCGGAGAATCACTTAACGTAGTTTCTATCCCTATATCCTCTATCGACTCCCTCAAAGAAGATGAAATTTTTTCTGTAAGAAAATATTCGTAAGCCCTTCGGCTGGGGTCAGGGGTCGCCCTTTTCTCCAGCCGGATGGTTTAGCGTCCGGCTGAAAAAGGTATGTTTTTTTTGCTTTACAATTTAATCCCGGAGCATCAACCTTAACACTTGCTTATTATGGAGACAAAATATTATCACGAACTACTCAAAGTCGTAGAAGCACAGGATCTGGGTGCCATGCACTTTAAGATCATCGACGAACAAATTCTCTTCCAAGACGAAAAGGGGGATTTTGTCATTACCTGCATTTCACCGGATAAAGACTACAATGAACACCATTTGGAACTTCTGCCGGAAATGGCACCGTATCAGCTTATCGAAGGAAAAATAATTTTTATGCAATCACCTACAGACAACCACCAGAGAGTTTTAGGAAATCTTCATTATTTTGTAAAGGACTATCTGATGAAAAATCCAATAGGCGAGGTTCGCTTTGCTCCGCTCGATGTTCGTCTGGATGAGAAAAATGTAGTGCAGCCGGATTTACTCTTCATCTCCATTCGTCGTGTTAGTATCATCGAAAAAAAAATCATGGGTGCTCCAGATTTTGTTATCGAAATACTTTCTCCGAGTAATGCCAATTATGACAAGAAGCACAAGTTGGGTTTATATGGTCGTTTTCTTGTACAGGAATACTGGATTGTTCACCCGGAAGAAGAATGGATAGAAGTCTATCATAATAAAGCAGGCTTCCTATTCAAACAACAGACCGCCCGTGCGGGTGATACCATCAATAGTAAAGTAATAGAAGGCTTTTCTTTGGATTTAAGCCGGGTGTTTTAGTCCTTCGGCTATGGTTGCACCCTTCGGCTTTTTTTCGGTTACTGTCCTTCGACTCATTTCATTCGCTCAGGAGCTGCAAGCGTAGCGCGCCGAAGTACGCTCAGGGGTCGCTATGCGCTGGCTGAGCGATGACGTAAGTCTGAGCCGAAGCCAAGCACCGGCTGGACGCACAGGCTTATCTACTCCAGAGAAATAGTCCTACAACAAGTAAAATGGAAACAATCAAAGGAACTGAGGTAAACCAGATGTTCCAGAGTTTTCGAGCTTCCTGTTCATCTTTTGGATTCTGAGTATGTTTCTTACTATATTCATGAAAATGAGTATGACAGTTCGGGCATAGTTCGACTGTATTCCCCTGATTACCAAAAATACTCCTGGGTAGGATATGATGCTCATGTACATAAAAGTATACTCCGCATTTTTTACAATTTCCCTTTTTTGCTTCTCTCATTTTTCCCCCTAACTCACTCAGGAATTATTCTAAAATGAATATCATGCTTATCGATCTCTTCTGTATAAAACACCGGAATGAAATCGAGCTCGTATTTCTCAGGCGTTTTTCTTTCCATCCTTTCCAGACATTCATATACCGGGGGGAGCTTGCGGACATCAGCTCGAAGCAGGTATTCTAACATGAGTCTGTCCCATTCGAGTTTTGATAGGTTTTCCTGTGAAAGAGGCTTGGACACATAGATACTGAGTCCCACAGAATTCTTTTCCTCACTATAATCTGCTGATACTAAAACTTCACTTTCTTCAGAAGGATATAGCTTTAAAAGCTCTTCCTCAAGTTTGGATAACTGCTCGGACTTGAAACCCCGACAAACCTTTGTAAAGATTTG
Encoded here:
- a CDS encoding Uma2 family endonuclease — translated: METKYYHELLKVVEAQDLGAMHFKIIDEQILFQDEKGDFVLTCISPDKEYNEHHLELLPEMAPYQLIEGRIIYMGAPSFRHQQISSNLHYFIKDFLMKNPIGEVCYSPCDVRLDEKNIVQPDLLFISIRRCNIIEKMIMGAPDFVIEILSPSNTNYDKKHKLGLYGRFLVQEYWIVHPEEEWIEVYHNKAGFLFKQQTARAGDTINSKVIEGFSLDLSRVF
- a CDS encoding IS110 family transposase, which codes for MMIYEEMILNCKNMISKIEDKIKTLIESEPELKQTMDNIKTIPGVGNIFTYYLLVTTNGFKEHLDYRKLASYMGIVPLQYESGKSIRRKTSSSGIGPGNLRRVIYLVSMASRKYDKNMEKYFLRKVAEGKNKKLVLNNIGNKLLKIIIALIKSNKPYIKNFVSIHPKNFKTG
- a CDS encoding transposase; this translates as MKNVKYFIGIDISSEFITVSYYSKKEETYISLGNYNNNPDGYLLLIKDFKKASPKITNKNSVICMEATGVYGEQLAYYFSGLGFFIAVENPLKVKRVFEISQHKTDEVDSRKIAEYAFRFLDELTKWTPNSEILEEISVLLVQRE
- a CDS encoding DUF4926 domain-containing protein: METLIHSFELYTKVSLNQDFPEYNLKAGDVATLIDFVPHPENKEEGVVLEIFNTLGESLNVVSIPISSIDSLKEDEIFSVRKYS
- a CDS encoding Uma2 family endonuclease translates to METKYYHELLKVVEAQDLGAMHFKIIDEQILFQDEKGDFVITCISPDKDYNEHHLELLPEMAPYQLIEGKIIFMQSPTDNHQRVLGNLHYFVKDYLMKNPIGEVRFAPLDVRLDEKNVVQPDLLFISIRRVSIIEKKIMGAPDFVIEILSPSNANYDKKHKLGLYGRFLVQEYWIVHPEEEWIEVYHNKAGFLFKQQTARAGDTINSKVIEGFSLDLSRVF